The stretch of DNA ATAATATGTGACTATGGTTTGATTTTGCAATATCAAACCGAATATAACTAAAGgggataagaaagaaaaaaaaaaagttatgaaacCTTAACTATATCTTGTTTCATAAAGATAATTAGGGTTGTAAAACTTCGTTTTTTCTTATTGTTAAGGTTCGAGGTGTTTgcaaaatcatatatttatttattttttacacatttttttctttttatgtaaaatttgttataaaatttctaTATATTAATAACATTTGATTGGAAATGATATATGCAAAAGAAGACATATGAAAGtatcaaaagtaaaaaaaaaaaaaaaataaatttacaagaaacaatttcttttaatttcgaTAAAATTACTATATAGATATCAAAACCTTCAGATATTCTATTCCTAAATGTTCatatttattcataaagaaattaaatatatttaatgtcaGTGTAACTTACAATATccttttatcaaaatttaaaaataaattttaattaaaatactataattatttttaatatttagtcaTTCCATTATATGTTAAAGATTAAAAAGTTCACATTGTTTATATTTGTAGCATAACACATCCACTTTAACTTTCAGAAAAAGTAGAGTGTAAATGCAATGCGTTTTGGGTCAATCATTTATGTACGAACATTCACATTGAACCCGAGAAGCTTTTTgctatattattttactatataactCCCTCTCTATGTCCAACATTTTTGTAGTATACCATACCTTAAACACCAACTACCTCAAACATGGTCTTCACTGTGCTTTCAGTATCTCTCTGTTCATTCTTAGGCCTCCATTTCTTCTCCCTACTTTTCACCACTTTTTCTTTTGCTGCCACCATTGATGAAAACCAAGTGAGGGAAGCAGGTGCTTTACTTGAGTGGAAAGCTAGCTTTGAAAACCAAAGCCAAGCTTCTCTGTCTTCATGGAGTGAAGGTGTGAGTCACTGCAAGTGGAAAGAAATCATTTGTGACAGATCCAACTCTGTCACCTCTATAAATGTAGCAAATCATGGCCTAAAAGGTACTCTTCACACTCTCAACTTCTCATCTTTTCCCAATCTGCTAACTCTGGATGTTAGTAACAACAGTTTCAGTGATACCATTCCTCACCAAATTGCTAACTTCTCCAGAGTTTCTGAGTTGATAAtgaataacaataattttagcGGTCCAATCCCCATTTCCATGACCAAGTTAGCTACCTTGAAGATTCTAAACTTGAAATTCAATAGCATTTTTGGCCCTCTTCCTAAAGAGATTGCAGAATTGAAAAACTTAGAGCGTCTGTTATTTCAATCAAATCACCTTTCTGGTACCATTCCTCCAACGATTGGAAGGATGGCCAACCTGGTTGAACTTAATCTGCAACTCAACTCTATCAATGGTACAATCCACCCTTCAATTAGAAacttgacaaatttaaaattcctCAGGCTCCAACAAAATAGTCTCTCTGGCCCCATTCCACACTTCATAGGAGAGATGACCAATTTGCATGTTCTTGAACTCGATCAAAATAGTCTTACAGGACAAATTCCTTCCAATATTGGAAACTTGACAAAGATGGTTAATCTGTCCCTGGCCGGTAACATGCTTTATGGACCAATTCCTCCCTCCCTTGGAAACTTGGTCAATCTAATGGCCTTAGAACTTTCCAGGAACAATCTTTCCGGAGTTGTTCCTCCCACCTTGGGAAATTTGACAAACCccatctttttcattttgtcaAAAAACAAACTTGAAGGCAGATTACCACCAGGAATGAATAACTTCACCAATTTGATGAACTTACAACTAGCTGAAAATAGTTTCACTGGCCCTCTGCCACAACAAGTTTGCCTTGGTGGGTCACTAAAGACTCTCACTGCTGAAGGTAATCATTTCACGGGTCCAGTTCCAAAAAGCCTGAAAAATTGCTCCAGTCTTACTAGACTCAAACTAGAGGGAAACTTTTTGAGTGGGAATATATCAGATGATTTTGGTGTTTATCCATTCTTGAAATACATTGATCTGAGTGGGAATAACTTTTACGGCGACATTTCTCCAAATTGGGCAAAGTGTCCTCTTCTCGAAAGCCTTATAATGCCCAACAACAACTTAACCGGTAGTATCCCACCAGAACTCAGCCGGGCACCAAAGTTAGCAGAACTTAACTTGTCTTCAAACCATTTAACCGGGAGAATTCCAAAAGAACTCGGGAAGCTGACATCTTTACTGGAGCTATCGGTAAGCAACAATGAACTTTCTGGCTCCATTCCTGTAGAAATAGGTGCTTTGTCCAACCTTAACATTCTGGAGCTTTCATCGAATAGTTTAGATGCAGCAATTCCAAAACAGTTGGGAGAGTTATTCAAGTTGATTCGCTTGAACTTGAGCAGCAACAGATTGACAGAAAGCATTCCCTTGGAATTGGGTCGTTTGCAATCTCTTGAAAGCCTTGATCTTAGTGTCAATTTGTTAAATGGAGAAATACCATCTGTAGTTGCAAGTATGCAGAATTTGAAAACGCTAAACCTCTCTCACAACCATCTCTCTGGAGCCATTCCATCTAATTTTAATGATGGCTTGACAAAGATTGACATATCTAACAACCAATTGGAGGGTCCAGTTCCTAACACTCGGGCCTTTCGCAATGTTTCATTTGATGCATTGAAAGGTAATAAAGGCTTGTGTGGAAATGTCACCGGTTTGGTGCCTTGCAACAGTCGTAATGGTAAAGTGAAAAGAAATGTCACCATGTTGGCATTAGTCCTTACTTTGGGTGCTCTGCTTCTGGTAGTACTCGTGGTTGGAGTTTTGTTGTGTATTTGCAACAGAAGAAGAACAGCAACAGAAGGCAAAAAGAAGGATgctaaagaagaagaaactcAGGATAATTATGCCATATGGAGTTATGATGGAAAACTAGTGTATGAGAATATCATTGAAGCCACAGAGAATTTTGATGACAAATATCTCATTGGAGAAGGAGGGTCTGCATCTGTTTATAAGGCTAAATTACCCACAGGACAGATTGTTGCTGTGAAAAAGATCAATGCTGCACCCGATGAAGAAACACCGGATTTAAAAGCTTTTATGACTGAGGTTAGAGCCTTGGCAGAAATCAAGCATCGTAACATTGTGAAGTCACATGGATATTGTATACATCCACGTTACTCCTTTTTGGTTTATGAG from Vigna unguiculata cultivar IT97K-499-35 chromosome 8, ASM411807v1, whole genome shotgun sequence encodes:
- the LOC114194762 gene encoding MDIS1-interacting receptor like kinase 2-like yields the protein MVFTVLSVSLCSFLGLHFFSLLFTTFSFAATIDENQVREAGALLEWKASFENQSQASLSSWSEGVSHCKWKEIICDRSNSVTSINVANHGLKGTLHTLNFSSFPNLLTLDVSNNSFSDTIPHQIANFSRVSELIMNNNNFSGPIPISMTKLATLKILNLKFNSIFGPLPKEIAELKNLERLLFQSNHLSGTIPPTIGRMANLVELNLQLNSINGTIHPSIRNLTNLKFLRLQQNSLSGPIPHFIGEMTNLHVLELDQNSLTGQIPSNIGNLTKMVNLSLAGNMLYGPIPPSLGNLVNLMALELSRNNLSGVVPPTLGNLTNPIFFILSKNKLEGRLPPGMNNFTNLMNLQLAENSFTGPLPQQVCLGGSLKTLTAEGNHFTGPVPKSLKNCSSLTRLKLEGNFLSGNISDDFGVYPFLKYIDLSGNNFYGDISPNWAKCPLLESLIMPNNNLTGSIPPELSRAPKLAELNLSSNHLTGRIPKELGKLTSLLELSVSNNELSGSIPVEIGALSNLNILELSSNSLDAAIPKQLGELFKLIRLNLSSNRLTESIPLELGRLQSLESLDLSVNLLNGEIPSVVASMQNLKTLNLSHNHLSGAIPSNFNDGLTKIDISNNQLEGPVPNTRAFRNVSFDALKGNKGLCGNVTGLVPCNSRNGKVKRNVTMLALVLTLGALLLVVLVVGVLLCICNRRRTATEGKKKDAKEEETQDNYAIWSYDGKLVYENIIEATENFDDKYLIGEGGSASVYKAKLPTGQIVAVKKINAAPDEETPDLKAFMTEVRALAEIKHRNIVKSHGYCIHPRYSFLVYEFLEGGSLDKVLMDDARATTFDWNMRVKVVKGVVNALYHMHHGCFPPIIHRDISSKNVLIDSEYEARISDFGTAKILNPDSRNLTAFAGTYGYAAPELAYTMEVNEKCDVFSFGVLCFEIMMGKHPGDLIPSFFPSSETASVYNLLLKDMLDQRLPLPENPVAEEVILIAKITFACLSETPRFRPSMEQVYNDFLMPKSSSLNSLSILTLAQLVND